In the Helianthus annuus cultivar XRQ/B chromosome 11, HanXRQr2.0-SUNRISE, whole genome shotgun sequence genome, one interval contains:
- the LOC110879566 gene encoding cytochrome P450 76T24, which produces MTVALLHDLFLVGTDTTSNTLEWAMAELIHNLEKMLKARAEIKKVIGNDERAFEESDISRVPYLRAIIKETLRLHPPVTFLVPHKAITDVEIKGYMVPKDAQIMCNMWAMGQDPNVWSDPQRFKPERFLEVEIDFKGRDFEFIPFGAGRRMCPGLPLADIMLHLMLGSLIHKFDWKIEGGMRTQDMDMTDKFGFTLKKNLPLMAIPVKL; this is translated from the exons ATGACAGTTGCTCTTT TGCATGACTTATTTCTTGTAGGAACCGACACAACGTCAAACACGTTGGAATGGGCAATGGCAGAACTAATCCATAACCTCGAGAAAATGTTGAAAGCCCGAGCGGAGATCAAGAAAGTAATAGGAAACGATGAGAGAGCTTTTGAAGAATCAGACATCTCAAGGGTTCCTTACCTGCGGGCCATTATAAAAGAAACGCTTCGCTTGCATCCTCCGGTTACTTTTTTAGTCCCTCATAAAGCTATAACTGATGTCGAGATCAAAGGTTACATGGTCCCAAAAGACGCGCAGATCATGTGCAACATGTGGGCCATGGGTCAAGACCCGAACGTTTGGTCGGACCCACAAAGATTCAAGCCAGAGAGGTTTCTTGAAGTTGAGATAGACTTCAAAGGTCGTGATTTTGAGTTCATCCCGTTTGGTGCAGGAAGAAGGATGTGTCCAGGATTGCCTCTTGCGGATATTATGTTGCATTTGATGTTGGGATCTTTGATTCATAAGTTTGATTGGAAGATTGAAGGAGGTATGAGAACACAAGATATGGATATGACTGATAAGTTTGGGTTTACATTAAAGAAAAATCTACCTTTAATGGCCATCCCAGTCAAACTTTGA